A section of the Enterococcus montenegrensis genome encodes:
- the pbp4 gene encoding penicillin-binding protein PBP4(5) — MTEHLRSQKNQKKKAFKPIFIIVPIILLLVAGAGFIIHVTAEKKQQQRLALVEDFTRYLAQGKYESLPKTLLADTAQRNGYSNKEIIEKYQNIFTAIDAKNIKMTNLKITEQKDNKYQVTYELSLATAMGQLKNLKYQTYLAYEKEQPKLEWGPNLIFPQMSGKDKVSLTVDEPVRGEILDRNNQPLAENGQLQQLGVVPQKLGEGTEKEKNIKKIATDYNLTEKQITQALEQSWVKPDYFVPLKIVDEAKGLPTGASIKEITGRKYPLGAAAAHLVGYLGKITAEDLKKHPELTSEGQIGRAGLEAAYDETLRGKAGGKLAITDEKGNEKTVLLENTKQDGKTVQLTIDSTLQELAYHALAEKSGATVVSAPKTGDLLALVSSPSYDPNKMTNGISQKDYDAYEKDEKKPFLNRLVTGYAPGSTFKTITAAIGLDNGSLNPNEKLAINGLKWQQDSSWGDYYVTRVADVASVDLKDALVYSDNIYMAQETLKMGEKAFRSGLDKFIFGEKMDLPLAMNPAQISNEKSFDSKILLADTGYGQGQLLINPIQQATMYSVFANEGTLVYPKLVTDAKVKEKTAVVKSSSVEKVNEDLKAVVSDPNGTAHSLSSLGFTLFAKTGTAEIKEKQDERGQENSFLLAYEGKNSGYLFISMLENRQDNESATQLAPNVLQYLHDHYE, encoded by the coding sequence ATGACAGAACATTTAAGAAGTCAAAAGAATCAAAAAAAGAAGGCGTTTAAGCCGATTTTTATTATCGTTCCAATTATTTTATTGCTAGTAGCAGGAGCGGGATTTATTATTCATGTTACAGCAGAAAAAAAACAGCAACAAAGATTAGCTCTCGTGGAAGATTTCACCCGCTATTTGGCGCAAGGAAAATACGAAAGTCTGCCTAAAACATTGTTAGCAGATACTGCGCAAAGAAATGGCTACAGCAACAAAGAAATTATCGAAAAATATCAAAATATTTTTACTGCAATCGATGCAAAAAATATCAAAATGACTAATTTGAAAATAACAGAACAAAAAGATAACAAATATCAAGTGACCTATGAATTGTCGCTTGCAACAGCTATGGGTCAGTTGAAAAATTTAAAGTACCAAACGTATTTGGCTTATGAAAAAGAGCAGCCTAAATTGGAATGGGGTCCAAATCTGATTTTTCCTCAAATGAGTGGCAAAGATAAAGTAAGTCTAACAGTAGATGAACCTGTGCGCGGGGAAATTTTAGATCGAAACAATCAGCCTCTAGCAGAAAATGGACAACTGCAACAATTAGGCGTAGTACCGCAAAAACTAGGTGAAGGCACTGAAAAAGAAAAGAATATTAAGAAAATCGCCACAGATTACAATTTAACTGAAAAACAAATTACGCAAGCTTTAGAACAAAGCTGGGTAAAGCCAGATTATTTTGTACCATTAAAAATTGTGGATGAAGCAAAAGGTTTGCCCACAGGTGCAAGTATTAAAGAAATTACGGGGCGAAAATATCCTTTAGGAGCAGCGGCAGCACATTTAGTGGGATACTTAGGTAAAATTACGGCTGAAGATTTGAAAAAACATCCGGAATTAACGAGTGAAGGACAAATTGGGCGCGCGGGCTTAGAAGCAGCTTATGATGAAACGCTGCGGGGAAAAGCAGGAGGAAAATTAGCGATTACTGATGAAAAAGGGAACGAAAAAACTGTTTTACTAGAAAATACCAAGCAAGATGGCAAAACAGTGCAGTTAACTATCGACAGTACGCTACAGGAATTAGCTTATCACGCATTGGCTGAAAAATCTGGTGCGACTGTTGTCAGTGCACCAAAAACTGGCGATTTACTAGCTTTAGTTAGCAGCCCAAGCTATGACCCTAATAAGATGACGAATGGGATTTCCCAAAAAGATTATGATGCTTATGAAAAAGATGAAAAGAAACCATTCTTAAATCGTTTGGTAACAGGTTATGCACCAGGTTCAACCTTTAAAACAATTACAGCAGCGATTGGATTAGATAATGGTAGTCTAAATCCTAACGAAAAATTAGCGATTAATGGTTTGAAGTGGCAACAAGATTCCTCTTGGGGAGATTACTATGTCACGCGGGTAGCTGATGTAGCCAGCGTGGACTTAAAAGACGCGTTGGTTTATTCCGATAATATTTACATGGCGCAAGAAACATTGAAAATGGGTGAAAAAGCTTTTCGAAGTGGCTTAGACAAATTTATTTTTGGTGAAAAAATGGATCTGCCACTGGCGATGAATCCCGCTCAAATTAGCAACGAAAAAAGTTTTGATTCCAAAATTTTGTTAGCCGATACCGGTTATGGGCAAGGGCAACTGCTAATTAATCCCATCCAACAAGCTACCATGTATTCTGTTTTTGCTAACGAAGGGACGCTGGTTTATCCCAAGCTTGTAACAGATGCGAAAGTAAAAGAAAAAACCGCAGTTGTAAAATCTTCCAGTGTAGAGAAAGTCAATGAAGACTTAAAGGCTGTTGTAAGTGATCCCAATGGTACGGCTCATAGTTTAAGCAGTCTAGGCTTTACACTTTTTGCTAAAACAGGTACTGCCGAAATTAAAGAAAAACAAGATGAACGGGGCCAAGAAAATAGCTTTTTACTTGCCTATGAAGGAAAAAATAGTGGCTATCTCTTTATCAGTATGTTAGAAAATCGTCAAGATAATGAATCGGCCACCCAATTAGCGCCAAATGTTTTACAATATTTACATGATCATTATGAATAA
- a CDS encoding cysteine desulfurase family protein, with the protein MKEIYLDHAATTPLHPEVIKAMTEAMPIFGNPSSVHGFGRKAHEKLEASRQLIAKSLGVKAHEIIFNSGGTEGDNTAIIGTALARQELGRHVITTAIEHPAVLESMHYLEKQGFEVTYLPVDEKGQLAIETLKDALRPETILVSVMAANNETGNLLPIKAIGELLKDHPAIFHTDAVQAFGKTALDPYENNIDLFSISAHKINGPKGVGFLFKKDGVNLPSYLHGGEQEEKRRAGTENLVGIIGMAKAVEILTPEKQLENKAHYAKLAELLLKKLDEAKIAYHINGDVTHKLPHVLNLQLNDVDNNLLLMKLDLQGQAISTGSACTAGNIEPSHVLTAMYGKDSDAIHESIRVSFGFGNTAEDVAYFAEKLIAACQK; encoded by the coding sequence GTGAAAGAAATTTATTTGGATCATGCGGCAACAACACCGCTACACCCAGAAGTAATAAAAGCGATGACAGAAGCGATGCCAATTTTTGGGAATCCTTCTAGCGTACATGGCTTTGGTCGCAAAGCCCACGAAAAATTAGAAGCGAGTCGACAATTAATTGCCAAAAGTTTAGGGGTGAAAGCCCATGAAATTATTTTTAACAGTGGCGGTACAGAAGGAGATAACACCGCGATTATCGGCACCGCTCTTGCTCGTCAAGAATTAGGGCGACATGTGATTACCACTGCAATCGAACATCCGGCTGTTTTAGAATCGATGCACTATTTGGAAAAACAGGGCTTTGAAGTTACCTATTTACCCGTCGATGAAAAAGGCCAATTAGCAATAGAAACGCTAAAAGATGCCTTGCGTCCGGAGACAATCTTAGTATCTGTGATGGCAGCCAATAATGAAACAGGGAATTTATTACCCATCAAAGCCATCGGTGAATTGTTAAAAGATCATCCTGCAATTTTTCATACGGATGCAGTTCAAGCTTTTGGAAAAACGGCTTTAGATCCTTACGAAAATAATATTGATTTATTCAGTATTTCAGCGCATAAAATTAACGGACCCAAAGGCGTAGGCTTCTTGTTTAAAAAAGATGGCGTAAACTTACCAAGTTATCTTCATGGTGGAGAACAAGAAGAAAAGCGACGTGCCGGGACTGAAAATTTAGTGGGAATTATTGGCATGGCAAAAGCGGTAGAAATTCTAACCCCAGAAAAGCAATTGGAAAATAAAGCTCATTACGCAAAATTGGCAGAATTACTGCTAAAAAAATTAGACGAAGCAAAAATTGCTTATCATATAAATGGTGATGTGACGCATAAATTGCCTCATGTTTTAAATTTACAATTGAATGATGTGGATAACAATTTATTGTTAATGAAATTAGATTTACAAGGCCAAGCGATTTCAACAGGCTCTGCTTGTACAGCCGGCAACATTGAACCTTCTCACGTTCTAACAGCCATGTATGGCAAAGACAGTGATGCAATCCACGAATCCATTCGCGTCAGCTTTGGTTTTGGTAATACGGCAGAAGATGTCGCATATTTTGCTGAAAAACTAATTGCGGCTTGCCAAAAATAA
- a CDS encoding metallophosphoesterase, whose product MKFFTSDTHYFHQDLLGDNDFAPRPFENLQTMHELMIKNWNAVVKEGDTVYHLGDVAMHPAYEAGYPEILALLMRLNGQIIFIKGNHDHRTFFKFLEKNNRTLSNGQPKFQFADVGIIIKFNHHQYYLTHYPMLLGVTKNIRNLHGHVHHYSVPIKENINVGVDAPEIDFLPEKLPFGTPISENQIDLIAAKKEAELAKLR is encoded by the coding sequence ATGAAATTTTTTACATCCGATACCCATTATTTCCATCAAGATTTACTAGGGGACAATGATTTTGCACCGCGCCCATTTGAAAATCTGCAAACAATGCATGAATTAATGATAAAAAACTGGAATGCTGTTGTAAAAGAAGGCGATACTGTATACCATTTAGGGGATGTCGCAATGCATCCTGCTTATGAGGCAGGCTACCCGGAGATTTTAGCTTTACTGATGCGTTTGAATGGGCAGATAATTTTTATTAAAGGAAATCACGATCATCGCACGTTTTTCAAATTTTTAGAAAAAAATAATAGAACCTTATCAAATGGTCAGCCAAAATTTCAGTTTGCAGATGTGGGGATCATTATCAAATTTAATCACCATCAGTATTATTTGACGCATTATCCCATGTTGTTGGGGGTCACCAAAAACATTCGTAATTTGCATGGACATGTGCATCATTATAGTGTACCGATTAAAGAAAATATCAATGTCGGCGTCGATGCACCAGAAATTGATTTCTTACCAGAAAAATTGCCCTTTGGAACTCCCATCTCAGAAAATCAAATTGATCTGATTGCAGCCAAGAAAGAAGCAGAATTGGCTAAACTTCGTTAA
- a CDS encoding ribose-phosphate diphosphokinase, translated as MGEQYQDQSLKIFSLNGNEPLAEKIAAVFGTKLGQCAIKQFSDGEISISIEESVRGAHVYLIQATNQPVNDYYMELLIMIDAMKRASAKTINVVLPYYGYARQDRTARPHEPITAKLVANMLQEAGATRILTLDLHTVQVQGFFDIPVDNLFTMPLFAKYYREKKMFGDDFVVVSPKNSGVNRTRSLAEYLNTTLAIVDQEESDENGGYVIGDVTGKTCIMVDDILNTGNTFKVAARLLKEAGAKEVYACASHALLSPPAKENLESADITDICVTDSCFTDESRHPNNLTYITCGQLMGEAVKRIHENTPMSPLFRLEEKDFA; from the coding sequence ATGGGGGAACAATACCAGGATCAATCGTTGAAAATTTTTAGCTTGAATGGAAATGAACCGTTAGCAGAAAAAATTGCTGCTGTCTTTGGCACAAAATTAGGCCAATGTGCGATTAAGCAATTTAGCGACGGTGAAATTTCAATTAGTATCGAAGAAAGTGTGCGAGGTGCGCACGTGTATCTGATTCAAGCAACAAATCAACCTGTTAATGATTATTATATGGAATTGTTGATTATGATCGATGCAATGAAACGAGCAAGTGCGAAGACAATTAATGTTGTCTTACCCTATTATGGTTATGCTCGTCAAGACAGAACAGCTAGACCTCATGAACCAATTACAGCTAAGCTTGTGGCGAATATGTTACAAGAAGCTGGTGCAACCCGAATTTTGACGTTGGATTTACATACCGTTCAAGTTCAAGGTTTCTTTGATATTCCAGTGGACAATTTATTTACGATGCCGCTTTTTGCCAAATATTATCGGGAAAAGAAAATGTTTGGAGACGACTTTGTGGTTGTTTCACCGAAGAACTCCGGGGTCAACAGAACCCGCAGCTTAGCAGAGTATCTAAATACAACATTGGCGATTGTCGACCAAGAGGAAAGTGATGAAAACGGCGGTTATGTAATCGGCGATGTCACAGGAAAAACTTGTATTATGGTGGACGACATTTTAAATACGGGGAATACATTTAAAGTTGCAGCGCGCTTGTTAAAAGAAGCAGGTGCCAAAGAAGTTTATGCTTGTGCTTCCCATGCACTATTATCACCGCCAGCAAAAGAAAACTTGGAAAGTGCAGATATTACAGATATTTGTGTGACAGATTCTTGTTTTACAGATGAAAGTCGCCATCCTAATAATTTGACGTATATCACTTGTGGTCAATTAATGGGAGAAGCTGTGAAACGAATTCACGAAAATACACCAATGAGTCCCCTATTCCGTTTGGAAGAAAAAGATTTCGCTTAA
- a CDS encoding M13 family metallopeptidase, with product MNNLLKDDFYEYVNGDWMKTAVIPADKPATGGFQDLVDGIDKLLQTEFKDMLADESKIPQGKMKDVIAYYELAKDYKTRDELGAEPIQPLLSRIRGLKDYEDLNQQLTDWVLEGLPLPFSLNVDQDMKNTQQNVLFAYPADTILPDKTYYAKEHPQGAKLLEVFAAMTIAVLEKMGHNQKEAQQITEDALAFDRLIVPHVRSSEENADYSKNYNPRSFTEFCAYAPVLDLKELVENLIKTTPETIIVTEPDYFDALNTLLTEENFSLLQNWLYIQTALGYTNLLSEELRQLGGTYSRQLSGAPSAMPQEKAAFYLANGRFSQVVGRFYGTKYFGEKAKQDVEHMVHTMIGIYQDRLEKNDWLSKETSAKAITKLNKLGVQVGYPETIPAFYEKFDTTPKNAGGTLVENSRKFSRIVREDNFSRYGKSADRNEWEMSAATVNAYYHPFKNIIVFPAAILQAPFYSLEQSTSANYGGIGAVIAHEISHAFDNNGAKFDEYGNMNNWWTDTDLAHFETLSAQMIAEFDGIAFAGGTVNGTLTVSENIADAGGVSCALAAAKKEADVAFEDFFVNWAKIWRTKAREQYQQLLLAIDVHAPAKLRANIQLQNVPEFFETYGIKEGDGMYKAPEKRVHIW from the coding sequence ATGAACAACTTACTAAAAGATGATTTTTATGAATACGTCAATGGTGATTGGATGAAAACCGCTGTCATTCCAGCTGATAAACCAGCCACAGGTGGGTTTCAAGATTTAGTCGATGGCATTGATAAATTATTGCAAACAGAATTTAAGGATATGTTAGCTGATGAAAGTAAAATTCCCCAAGGAAAAATGAAAGACGTCATTGCCTATTACGAATTAGCTAAAGATTATAAAACGCGAGATGAACTTGGCGCTGAACCGATCCAACCGTTATTAAGTAGAATTCGTGGGCTAAAAGATTACGAAGATCTAAATCAACAATTAACTGATTGGGTTTTAGAAGGTCTCCCGCTACCTTTTAGCTTAAACGTGGATCAAGATATGAAAAATACCCAACAAAATGTTTTATTTGCTTATCCGGCTGATACAATTTTGCCAGATAAAACATATTATGCAAAAGAACATCCTCAAGGGGCAAAATTATTGGAAGTTTTTGCAGCTATGACAATTGCTGTCTTAGAAAAAATGGGCCATAACCAGAAAGAAGCCCAACAAATTACTGAAGATGCGCTGGCTTTTGATCGCCTAATTGTCCCTCACGTAAGAAGTTCAGAAGAAAATGCCGACTATAGCAAAAACTATAATCCCCGCAGCTTTACTGAATTTTGTGCCTATGCACCTGTCTTAGATTTAAAAGAGCTGGTAGAAAATTTAATTAAGACCACACCTGAGACAATTATTGTAACTGAACCCGATTATTTTGACGCATTAAATACACTGCTGACAGAAGAGAACTTCTCCTTATTACAAAATTGGCTGTATATCCAAACTGCATTGGGATACACCAATTTATTAAGTGAAGAATTGCGGCAATTAGGCGGCACTTATTCCCGTCAATTGTCTGGTGCGCCTAGTGCCATGCCACAAGAAAAAGCAGCTTTTTACTTAGCGAATGGTCGTTTTAGTCAAGTAGTCGGTCGCTTTTATGGAACCAAATACTTTGGTGAAAAGGCAAAGCAAGATGTTGAACACATGGTTCACACTATGATTGGCATCTACCAAGACCGCTTGGAAAAAAACGACTGGTTATCAAAAGAAACCAGTGCCAAAGCAATTACTAAATTAAATAAATTAGGCGTTCAAGTGGGTTATCCTGAAACAATTCCTGCTTTTTATGAAAAATTTGATACTACGCCAAAAAACGCCGGTGGCACGCTGGTGGAAAATAGTCGTAAATTTAGTCGAATTGTCAGAGAAGATAATTTTAGTCGTTATGGAAAAAGTGCTGACCGCAACGAATGGGAAATGAGCGCTGCGACTGTGAATGCCTATTACCATCCCTTCAAAAATATTATCGTTTTTCCTGCTGCGATTTTACAAGCGCCATTTTATAGTTTAGAACAATCGACTAGCGCCAACTATGGTGGTATTGGTGCCGTTATTGCCCACGAAATTTCCCATGCTTTTGACAATAACGGGGCGAAATTTGATGAGTATGGCAACATGAACAATTGGTGGACGGATACTGATTTAGCGCATTTTGAAACATTATCTGCTCAAATGATTGCAGAATTTGACGGTATTGCCTTTGCCGGTGGCACGGTTAACGGTACCTTAACCGTTTCAGAAAATATTGCCGATGCCGGTGGTGTTAGTTGTGCTCTAGCTGCAGCTAAAAAAGAAGCAGATGTCGCTTTTGAAGACTTCTTTGTCAACTGGGCAAAAATTTGGCGTACAAAAGCACGGGAACAATACCAACAATTGTTACTAGCTATTGATGTCCATGCGCCAGCAAAATTACGGGCGAATATTCAGTTACAAAATGTCCCTGAATTCTTTGAAACTTACGGAATTAAAGAAGGCGATGGTATGTATAAAGCGCCAGAAAAACGCGTGCATATCTGGTAA
- a CDS encoding aldo/keto reductase yields MEIAGEKIYPIGLGTWHMGDDLVKRTAELAALQTGLKQASSTVKIAIDTAEMYGDGNSEELVGKALQSVSRENVYLISKVYPWNATKEKLPQSLAASLKRLKTDYLDLYLLHWPGEVPLAETVTALEDAKKSGLIKNWGVSNFDLSDMQELWQLPAGKNCAANEVLYNLGSRGIEFDLLPWLNKQQVPLIAYSPIAQGDSLGNQFLQDGGLQEIAARHGVSIFQLLLAWAIRDEKTLAIPQSSNKDHVLTNLAAAKIQLTKKEWQKIAARYLAPTKKQPLAVL; encoded by the coding sequence ATGGAAATTGCTGGCGAAAAGATTTACCCGATTGGTTTAGGAACGTGGCATATGGGAGACGACTTAGTAAAAAGAACAGCAGAATTAGCAGCTTTGCAAACGGGTCTCAAACAAGCAAGTTCGACGGTAAAAATCGCAATTGATACAGCCGAAATGTATGGAGATGGCAATTCAGAAGAGTTAGTAGGGAAAGCGCTACAGTCTGTCTCGCGGGAAAACGTGTATCTAATTTCAAAAGTTTACCCTTGGAATGCTACAAAAGAAAAATTGCCTCAAAGTTTAGCTGCTAGTTTGAAGCGATTAAAGACGGATTATCTTGACTTGTATTTATTACATTGGCCAGGAGAAGTGCCCTTAGCTGAAACAGTCACTGCATTAGAGGATGCTAAAAAAAGTGGTTTGATTAAAAATTGGGGCGTTTCAAATTTTGATCTATCCGATATGCAAGAACTGTGGCAACTACCAGCTGGCAAAAACTGTGCTGCCAATGAAGTCTTATATAATTTAGGTAGCCGCGGCATTGAATTTGATCTACTTCCTTGGCTGAATAAGCAACAAGTGCCACTAATTGCGTATTCTCCAATTGCACAAGGGGATAGTTTAGGTAATCAATTTTTGCAAGATGGTGGACTACAAGAAATTGCTGCTCGTCATGGGGTTTCTATTTTTCAATTGCTTTTAGCTTGGGCAATTCGGGATGAAAAGACATTGGCAATTCCACAATCGAGCAACAAAGATCATGTCTTAACAAACTTAGCTGCAGCAAAAATCCAGTTAACCAAAAAAGAGTGGCAAAAAATTGCAGCACGTTATCTTGCTCCAACCAAAAAGCAGCCATTGGCAGTATTGTAG
- a CDS encoding DUF1831 domain-containing protein: protein MAFQKKATVLGANVMYQLDPEAKKYTLRDNGFKETNGGNFQLIQPLEATPQSKEGFKLKITVDGEIETLKMSITTANGLKAVNIFKDPQHKMLQDKFYFLMDGFISRGLFEKVA from the coding sequence ATGGCATTTCAAAAAAAGGCAACGGTGTTAGGTGCAAACGTTATGTACCAACTAGACCCAGAGGCAAAGAAATACACATTGCGCGATAATGGTTTTAAAGAAACAAATGGGGGGAATTTTCAATTAATTCAACCACTTGAAGCAACACCTCAAAGTAAGGAAGGTTTCAAATTGAAAATCACCGTTGATGGGGAAATAGAAACTTTAAAAATGTCAATTACGACAGCTAATGGTTTAAAAGCAGTAAATATTTTTAAAGACCCACAACATAAAATGTTACAAGATAAATTTTACTTTTTAATGGATGGCTTTATTAGTCGTGGCCTCTTTGAAAAAGTTGCTTAA
- the mnmA gene encoding tRNA 2-thiouridine(34) synthase MnmA, producing the protein MTDNSNTRVVVGMSGGVDSSVTALLLKEQGYDVVGIFMKNWDDTDENGVCTATEDYKDVAQVAAQIGIPYYSVNFEKEYWDRVFEYFLAEYRAGRTPNPDVMCNKEIKFKAFLDYALELGADYVATGHYARVTKDENGVVHMLRGVDNNKDQTYFLSQLSQEQLAKTLFPLGGMEKSEVRAIAERAGLATAKKKDSTGVCFIGEKNFKQFLSNYLPAKKGKMVTLDGQVKGEHDGLMYYTIGQRQGLGIGGGSGSNDPWFVVGKDLATNTLYVGQGFHHEALYADRLDASTIHFTTNEKMPQEFKCTAKFRYRQADVPVTVRLLANDQAEVIFDAPVRAITPGQAVVFYDGDKCLGGGLIDRAYKEEKVLQYV; encoded by the coding sequence ATGACAGACAACAGCAACACACGCGTTGTCGTGGGCATGAGTGGCGGAGTGGACTCTTCTGTAACCGCACTTTTGCTAAAAGAACAAGGATACGATGTCGTAGGTATCTTCATGAAAAATTGGGATGATACAGATGAAAACGGCGTCTGTACTGCAACTGAAGATTATAAAGATGTTGCGCAAGTAGCCGCTCAAATCGGGATTCCTTATTATTCAGTCAATTTTGAAAAAGAATACTGGGACCGCGTTTTTGAATATTTCTTAGCAGAATATCGTGCTGGCCGTACGCCAAATCCTGATGTTATGTGTAACAAGGAAATTAAATTCAAAGCCTTTTTAGACTATGCATTAGAATTAGGTGCCGATTATGTGGCCACTGGACACTATGCGCGCGTTACAAAAGATGAAAATGGCGTCGTTCACATGTTACGGGGTGTGGATAATAATAAAGATCAAACTTATTTCTTAAGTCAATTATCTCAAGAACAGTTGGCTAAAACACTGTTTCCACTAGGTGGCATGGAAAAATCAGAAGTTCGTGCCATTGCTGAGCGGGCAGGTTTAGCAACTGCGAAGAAGAAAGATTCTACAGGGGTTTGTTTTATTGGCGAAAAGAATTTCAAGCAGTTTTTAAGTAACTATTTGCCTGCGAAAAAAGGAAAGATGGTCACCCTTGATGGACAAGTCAAAGGTGAGCACGATGGGTTAATGTATTATACAATCGGTCAACGCCAAGGACTAGGGATTGGCGGCGGCAGTGGTTCAAATGATCCGTGGTTTGTGGTCGGAAAAGATTTGGCGACCAATACGCTTTATGTTGGACAAGGCTTTCATCATGAAGCATTGTATGCAGATCGTTTGGATGCAAGTACAATTCATTTCACCACCAATGAAAAGATGCCACAAGAATTCAAATGTACGGCTAAATTCCGTTATCGTCAGGCTGATGTTCCTGTGACTGTCCGCTTGTTAGCTAATGACCAAGCTGAAGTCATTTTTGATGCACCTGTACGGGCAATTACACCCGGACAAGCAGTAGTTTTTTATGATGGGGATAAATGTCTTGGCGGCGGATTAATTGACCGTGCCTATAAAGAAGAAAAAGTTTTACAATATGTCTAA
- a CDS encoding prealbumin-like fold domain-containing protein codes for MSTSNSGLLSFTGLRSGDYRIKEVQAPKGYQLFSQYAYFTLDKEQPVITDEAGDVTATLTEHYHFAASADNLNLTLNVANDERPPFDFEAKKILQGATGKATFDFNIETVADATIVAYGCGEIEAGKTKGEIKFYTTAKKEVLIKDWRQYLTTGVKYRLVEVNKPKEFSVKYYNETNQTESNEFVIDEKTQVIAFTVTNSRPEGFMPATGGSGTQIFLIMAAALSSIAGLTGLYYWWRNRKMN; via the coding sequence GTGTCAACTTCCAACAGTGGACTACTATCTTTTACCGGACTTAGATCAGGTGATTATCGCATTAAAGAAGTCCAAGCACCAAAAGGGTACCAACTATTTTCACAATATGCTTATTTCACCTTAGACAAAGAGCAGCCAGTTATTACCGATGAAGCCGGGGATGTAACAGCTACATTGACGGAGCATTATCATTTTGCTGCCTCAGCGGATAACTTGAACTTGACTTTAAATGTAGCCAACGATGAACGTCCGCCCTTTGATTTTGAAGCTAAAAAAATACTTCAAGGTGCAACGGGAAAAGCGACTTTTGATTTTAACATTGAAACAGTAGCAGATGCTACGATTGTAGCCTATGGTTGTGGGGAAATTGAAGCAGGAAAGACAAAAGGTGAGATAAAATTTTACACCACCGCTAAAAAAGAAGTATTAATAAAAGATTGGCGCCAATATTTAACAACAGGTGTAAAATATCGTTTAGTCGAGGTCAATAAACCAAAAGAATTTTCGGTTAAATATTACAATGAAACCAATCAAACAGAGTCCAATGAATTTGTAATCGATGAGAAAACGCAGGTGATAGCATTTACGGTCACAAATTCACGCCCAGAAGGTTTTATGCCTGCAACAGGGGGAAGTGGCACGCAGATCTTTTTAATTATGGCGGCTGCTCTAAGTAGTATTGCAGGGCTAACAGGTCTTTATTACTGGTGGCGCAATCGCAAAATGAACTAA